Genomic DNA from Salinibacter pepae:
GTCCCACGAGGTGCGTTATGGCTCGCAAAGATGACGTCACGGGCGAGGGGCCGGTGACGGGAAACAGCGTCTCCGACTCCAACCAGAAAACCAACCGCCGCTTTAAGCGCAACCTGCACGAAAAGCGGTTTTACATTCCCTCCGAGGACCGTCACGTAAAGCTGAAGGTGTCCTCGAAAACCCTGAAGACCATCAACAAAAGGGGCATCCAGGCGGTTTTGGAGGAGGCCCGCAAGCAGGGCTACGACGTGTAGGGCGCTTCGTTGCTGGATGCGCCCCCGTGGCGTTTCGAAGCCGCAACTGACCCAACCAACCAACCC
This window encodes:
- the rpmB gene encoding 50S ribosomal protein L28 — translated: MARKDDVTGEGPVTGNSVSDSNQKTNRRFKRNLHEKRFYIPSEDRHVKLKVSSKTLKTINKRGIQAVLEEARKQGYDV